The genome window GGTTTTGCTAGTCCAATACTGTAAATTAAACACTTGAATGCACTATAATTCTATAAGAAGTGGTCAGTTAACTGAGAATCCAATACAGAAAATTGCTTTTATAATGAATTTTCGGTAGAACAATTTCTTGTACTACTGGTAGTTATTATTACTCTTAACATTAAAGAAGATTTGAGCTTCCCATtagcaaaatctttcaaaaagaaTTAGCAACAAGAATTGCTTGCCTACAACGTGCCTTAGCTTGTTCAAGTCTCTCATTCAGTGTCTCTTCTTTCACTGCAGCACTAACCATAGCCAAATCCATCTCCATTAACTTCAGGACTCTGGACAATTCTGTCACCATTCTATcttcaactttcccttcttcccttAACACTTCTGCTTCTTCTCTGGCTCTTTCTGCCACTATTTCTCCCACTTTAGCCAACAATGCTGTCGACCCAAAATCTCTAGCCATCAACTCCTccaatttttctaaaaaatccaTTATCACATATCCTACAGGCTTCTCCAAATTAATAGGCTTTGTTCTCTTCCATCCAATCTCAAAGTTTGGTGGATCCTGCTTCACAAGCCCTGTTCTTGATTTTCTATCGCGAATTATCTCTGACTTTCTTCGTTTCTCTATTGGGAATTTTTCTGGGCTGATTGTTGTTTCTGAAGTTGGAGTGGGACTGAGGAAATTGGGGTCTGAAGACTCAGGTGTGGGATTGGAAGTGCATTTGATTGTGAACTGCTTTACATGGATATGATTTGTGAGTGGTTGTGATGTTGGAATTATAGAAATTGGATTTGAGGGAAGATGAATTGAAGGGAGAGGGTGGACATGGTGGAGTTGGAGGATATTAGAAGCCATGCTAAATTGCCCAACAAGTTGATAAGGTCTATTTTGTCAAGTGGTGCCAAGTATCTCGTTTGTTACTACTTTACTAGTAGGGAGGGGCTAAATATCTTGCCAAGGCTTTTGCTTTCAATTGTAGAAAATTAAGGTGTTCCATTTTGAGTATTTTGTTAAAGGATTTAAATATTATGTACACCGGTAGTTAGTGtaaatttttttctatttttatatcaATTTAGATTAATAAAATTGCAGCAAATATATATGCCGAAGATGTAGAAAATTTGTTAATATTCTACTTTAATTGGTTTTAGCAAATTATATACACTagctatatatataaaaaaatgttTGTGTCAGGTGAAATTTAACGTGTTCTATTGTGTTCCTTCTTTCACACTGTATCCCTTTTGTAGTTTATCAGTCTCCCTAATTGCGTAAGCTTCAGCATCATTAGGATTTCTCACATCAAGTAAACTGTAAAAGACAACCCCAGGCATGAAGCAAATGTTGCCACAACAACCAAACCAACCTTAAATATATTGTATGTTAAATCCATCATCATTTGAGATAATCTTCAAGCTGATTAAAGGATAATCTCACGAAATTCAATGTATCATTTGAAAAAGAATTTCTGATGCCTTAATTCTTAATATTTACTAGTTCCTCCATCCAAGTTTACTCGCCCATTATACTAAAAATAGATATCTACTTTTACTTGTTCACTTTGAAAATCAACAGATAATTTATCACTTTTTCaacctatgtataactaatacaagcaTTAATTACACACCCGATCTGGTATTATCATATGTAGCTAATACATAGCAAACCATGGTATTAGCAATACCAAGATTATTAATACATGCATAACCTTAGTTAAAGATAGGGGTGTACGACaaaccgcaccaaaccgataattcgagtcaaattgAGATAAAAAAATCGACTATGATTGGGTTTGGTGTTAGGAAAACAAATCCGACCGTAactggtttggtttggttttaactaaaaaaagtcaaaccgacaccaaaccaacccgacattacatgtatacaagttttaatattattttataagcCCAAAGCAAATTCGGGTTGGTTTGGTATTATTTTATAGGAGGTTCTCTCTTTTAatgtattattatttcaaatGATCAAATATGTTTATAGCCCATAaaagttagtaactcaaataagcCCAAAGTaaattcaaatcaatactaatgctaacaaaaaaaatcaatcaatactaggaatgacaatagtattggatatttatttttttagttttgcattggtttagataatgaaaatgcataacttactTTTAATACTATTTAGTCATGTAATTAATACTTAGTACGTATTctcgtacttattttagcatgacttagtacttttagatgatgtttatttttattatggcttattaattagcaatatttattttatgcgatttgtTGAGTATTCTAGTATAATCACGATTCATCTCacattattttgtattattttattggGTAATATATTATATAGTTTTATCATACTAGGACCTAAGAAATATTAAAgcacaaattatatattttatactATGAAGATTTTGTccgaaaaaaatcgaaaaaatcgagattgaaaaatccgacttttgttggtttagtttatagatttaaaaattcgagacggtttggtttgataattgaaaaaccCGAACAAATCTGgcctttgtacacccctagttaaagacaaaattgaTTTTATGCTTGATTATAATTCTTTtgacatgtttttcattaatgtATATAAGATACAAGTTGACAAATTCgccttttctaattttttttccaCCCTATTTTCTaatattaaattctttcaataaatcatCCCTTCTATTTAAAAAtcatatttaaaagaaaaaagcCTAGAACACGCAATTCCttttctgaaaattaaaatactTTTCTCTACAATGGTAGGATTCTTCCTCTTCCTCTCTCTCTCATGTGAGGCCAATTGCTCCATGGACACACGTCTTGGATCAACATTTGCACAAACTGTATAGACCAAATTAATGCAATTATCCTTAAAGAATTTGGCGGTTATTTTAATAAACAAAGaattttctaaaataattatGTAATGTATATAATTTTAATACACCAAACCAAATAGTTGATAAAAATAATCTCAACATAACTACTGCATACATAACTAATACCGATATAATTAATATCCGCATTATTAATACACTCTATTCAACATTATTCTTATACATTTATTAAACGACCCGTTTTGAATTAGGAATTGCTTTTGGATAAAAAGTAAAGAACTCGTATGATTTGGATTTTTGGATAAGAGATTCTTGACAATCAACTAAAGATTGGgttctttacacaaatagctagtcatattaattatttatttttgtttaaattatatataattatatacatataatacataaattatacgtATATTATAACTCATGAGCAACTATTTGTGTTAATACTTGTTAAAAGGAGGATTTACTACTTCCATTAAAAGACTAACGAAGGAAGATAGTGGACGCCCAGCGACAGGGGTATAATTGTTGTAAGAAGCAAAGGAAGTGTTCGTGCGCCGTGTCTGGCGGAAACACAAAAACCTGTCGCTGACGACTGAGCTGAGGAGTGATGGCGAGGATACCCATAGGGTGCGAGCCGGTGGTGGGATCGTTAACGCCGtcaaagaaaaaagagtacagaGTCACTAACAGACTCCAAGAAGGCAAACGTCCGTTATACGCCGTCGTTTTCAACTTCATCGACTCTCGCTACTTCAATGTCTTTGCTACCGTCGGCGGAAATCGAGTACTATTCCTCTTcctctcttcttctcttttttgtttctcttatttttttttggGTTACCTCCTATTTTGTTTTTCTCTGCTCAGCGGTGTAGTTAAATAAGCCCTAATTTTCCTTAAAGACGAATCTTTGGATATAGAGCATTCATATAGTTGAATCCCACTAGTTTGGTATTGAAGCTTATTGTGTTGCTGGAAATTATTTAGGATTTAACTCACGTTCTTCTTTTCATTTAGGGATGACAAGTACATGAAAACTCACGAGCGTGCTTCGCCTTTACTACTTGTTTACTTCTTGTTGACTGTTATATGGGAGAAGGTGTAATGTTTAGATAGAAAGCATCAATCTTTTTCCATCTTGGTCATTTTGCCTATTTGTTAAAACCTCAAGTTCAATAATGCTCTCTATTGTTCATTTCAATTAAATGTGCCAGATGTAGCTCTGCAAGTTACTTTAATATTGAAGGCTCGAGAATGGAGGACCCCAACCTCTCCCACACATTCATTTTTTAATGCTTAGAAGCAAAAATGTTTAACTCATTGCTGAAACCTTCTTATTTACTTAGGATTGTTATGCCTGCTTTTAGCTCACGTTTACTTTATACACAGTAACTGTTGATTGGTTCTTTTGTTTCTCCGTATTTGCAGAGTGCCACATGTTTTACAGATTGCAAATATTTCCCTATTGCTTTACCTTGCTAATATACCCTTTGTTCATGCCAAAGATAATGATTGTATTAGAATTGCCTATAATCTAGAAATCTTGTATAATTTCTTTTCAACGTGAGAATGATGGAATTATAAAACTTGTTGTATTTCTGTTCAACTTGAGAGTTATGCATGAGGCAATCTTTTATTGCTTAAAATAAATTCAGAATTTGGAGAGGCTTCATGTTCGTGTAAATGAGGTGTCTTTTCTTAGTGTAGATTATGCCATCTGAGAATTGTTAAAAAATAGGGAAACTGAAAGAAGATAAACAATAATAGAAGAATAGGAGTGCTGATATTTATCCATTGTATGCCAATAGTGATAGCTCAGACTCAAGTCttcaatttttctgttggcttgTCAGGTGACTGTTTACCAATGTCTGGAAGGTGGTGTTATTGCTGTGCTGCAGTCTtatattgatgaagatgtaagaAGTTGCAAGTTCTGTGTTACTGCATTTATACTTTACATATGTGATTTGTATGCTTAAAAAGCTCTTGGCCTTTCCATGTGCTTTGTAGATCAGAAAGATGAATCCTTTTACACTGTAAGTTGGGCTTGCAATATTGATGGGAGTCCATTCATAGTGGCTGGAGGAATAAATGGAATTCTCCGTGTTATTGATGCTGGCAATGAGAAGATACACAAGGTCTTGTACATGAAACTTTGGCTTGCACGTTTACATGGTTAAAGAAGACTAGCTGCTTGTTTAATTTTAGAGTGAATTTCTGCAAATGATCATAACATCCATCTAATTAATTTTTATCTGACTTGTAATATATTTCTTCTCCTCCATGATCCAATCCATCTTATTCATTGTGATACTACAACAACACCAACAACGACCAagtaaaatctcacaagtggggtctagggagggtagtgtgtacgcagcccttacccctacccgaaggagtagagaggctgtttccgaaagaccctcggcttaaGAAGACGGAAAAGACGAGAAGAGAAGGGAAGGGACAATATATTAGTACCATCAaacagaaatcaaagaaataataACAACATTATAAGAACTAGAAAATAGTTGAAATGCAATAACAAAATCAGAAAATAAGCCccgatgctatgaaatacggaaGGATAGTGTGAACACAATATTAACCACTAGCAGTCTAAGGCCAACCCTATCGAACTAGCCTCACCAACGGACTCGGCTAcgtcctaacctacaaccctaatgctcgaccttcaCACCTTCCTaacaagggtcatgtcctcggaaatctgcaGCAACGCCAtgtcctgtctgatcacctctccccaatacttcttaggccgccctctacctcttctcgaaCCCACCAAGGCCAAACTCTCGCACCTCCTCACCGGAGCATCAGGGCTCCTCCTCCGCACATGCCCGAACTATTTGAGCCTCGCTTCCCACATCTTTTCATCCATAGGAGCCacacccaccttctcccgaataagtTCATTCCTAATCTTTATCCATCCTATCCATCCTAGTATGCctacacatccacctcaacatcctcattttgccactttcatcttctggatatgagagttcttaaccggccaacactctgccccatacaacatggccggtctaaccacaaCTCTATAGAACTTATCTTTGAGTAAcggtggcactttcttgtcacacaggactcctgATGCTAACCTCCATTTTAGCCACCCCACCCATATACGGTGTGTGACGTCCTCGTCGATCTCTCCGTTCCCCTGGATAATCGACCTCAGGTACTTAAAACTACTTCTCTTGGGGATGACCTGTGATCCAAGCCTTATGTTCATACCCACTTCCCCCGACTCGACGCTTAACTTGCACTCCAGGTACTTtgtcttagtcctgctcaacttgaaacccttagactcaagggtatgtctccaaacctccagcctgtCGTTAACAccgcctcgcgtctcatcaatcagaactacgTCGTCAGCGAAAAACATACACCAtgacacctccccttgaatatggtgtgtcagtgcGTCCATCACCAGCGCAAGtaagaacgggctgagcgcatatccttggtgtaaccccataacaaccggAAAATGCTTTGAGTCGCCTCCCACTGTCCTCCCATTGTGATATAAGCAAGTTAAGTTTTCCTCCATGATTCAATCCATGTTAAGTGATATCCAGTTAAACAATACAAGTTTGAAAAAATGAAGATGCTTTTGAAACTAGTTACATGTTAACTTAATAGCATATATCGATTCACCTTTTTCCatttacttgtttatgattgaacAGAGCTTTGTGGGACATGGAGACTCAATAAATGAAATTAGGACTCAAGTCCTGAAACCATCTCTTGTAGTATCTGCCAGCAAAGTATGTACCTTAAGTATCCTTCTCTCTGTCTTATTTCTTCTTCCACGAGGAAATTTTATTTCTCTTAAATGGGTTACTTCTTGCACTGTTGCAAGATGCATGTAGAATAAAGATCAATTTTGGAACTGTTTCATATGGCATATTTTAATCATCGAGATTTGGCCAGGATGAATCTGTTCGCTTGTGGAATGTTCATACTGGAATATGCATTTTGATATTTGCTGGTGCTGGGGGTCACCGGAATGAAGTACTCAGTGTGGTAAGTTACTGTATTTACTGCAATCCCACTCCAAGGATGGAGCTGGTAGCAAATTAATGTCTTTCACATCTATTGTCAAGAATACTGTGAACTAGGATGTTGAGCATATCAGCTGGTTTTGATGGTTGTAGGACTTCCATCCTTCTGACATATATCGTATTGCTAGCTGTGGAATGGATAATACTGTTAAGATCTGGTCAATGAAAGGTAAATATGTAGTCATTTTCATTTTCCTATAGATTGTTGAAATGACATATGATATACGACTAAAGGAATGTCATCACCTACTAGaacattgaaaaagaaaaaaaatgagtgATCTCTAGAGGAACAACTTGTGATTGTTTTTGTTCTCAAGGTTTGTCCTGAACCTTCATAATGGTATTAATATTGTCGTTGATGTGTTCCTGTACTTTTTCCAAATTTGATGGTGTCACCTATATTCTCTGATCCTGGCACGACTTCTGGGAGGTGCTAAACTAATGACTTGCACCCCAATGTATAGTATAGAATACGTTGAATTTATTAAGAGATATTTCCATGAGGATATCCTTGTTTCTGTCACAAGTGTGAAAATGATGTCAATAAGTCAAAGATTTGCTTGTTATAAATGCACCAAGAAATGCACCAACTACCTAGAAGGAAATATGAGTCAGCATGCAGTTCTCCTAGACATTGCATATTCTGGTGTTGAGAATGCTTGTCATCTAGACTACTTTACTACCCATATATGGTCATATGTATCAGCAAATAATCTACTGTTCCTGGTAGGAGGATGCAGAGTTGGTTGTGGATCAGATTTGTACTGCATCATCTATTCCATTGATGCTCAGTGGTTTcgaatttgaaaaataaaatgtaACATCAATTTAAGCTAGCAATTCTTTTCTGATGACCTTGTTGCAGAATTCTGGACATATGTAGAGAAATCGTTTACTTGGACTGATCTTCCTTCCAAGTTTCCCACAAAATATGTACAGTTTCCAGTGAGTATTCTTCTTGTAGCTTCTCACCTTCTCCGCTTTGTTTTCTTCTGAAAGTTTTATTGGGTAACTTTTGCTTGCTGTAACCCCCTCTTTATCATTTCAGATATTCATCGCATCAGTTCATTCCAACTATGTTGACTGTAACAGATGGCTTGGTGATTTTATCTTGTCCAAGGTGAATAGCATGACCTGCTCATGACCtgagttctttctttcttttctctaaCTGTTCTGCTATATGAATTCTTGATTGGCATTAGCTTCCTTTCCCCTTAACAAGAGAGGGAAAATCGGAAAACCTGAGAACCTCTGTAAAATCAAAGACTAGCTTGAATCACTTTTTTTTTAACCTCCGAGATGTCTACCTCAAGTTGGAAATGACATGTTAATTGTTTGATTATATCTTCTCTTTTTTTATATATTGTTGTCATATTTTTACCTGTACTGATCCATTAAATTTGTCGGAACTCAGAGTGTTGACAATGAAATTGTATTATGGGAACCAAAGATGAAAGAACAGTCTCCTGGAGAGGTTAGAAATCATGATCCTGGAATCTCTTTTTGAGAACTATATTAAACATTGACACTCAACTTCCTAATGTATATTGCTCTAATTTTAGGGCACAGTTGACATCCTTCAAAAGTATCCTGTCCCAGAGTGTGATATTTGGTTCATCAAGTTTTCATGTGATTTCCACTACAAAGCAGCAGCTATAGGTAATACGAAGTGTTAATCAAAATATTGCATGTCCCGACTTAATGAGCGTTTGTTATCATTGTTTCTACTAAAGAATTTACTGCTCGTGCAACACCATGTTGTTGCTGAGGTTGGCGATTAGTAACTTGTGACCATCTGGAATCAAGATTATGAAAATTTGAGAATAAGATGCAACGCGAAAACTACAGATGCGCGGTCTGCATGCATGCTATGTTTCTCCTTGCAAGTTTCCTTCCAAGCTTGTACTGGAATGAACCCTTTGACCTTACATCTAACAGGGAATAGGGAAGGCAAGATCTTTGTCTGGGAACTACAAACCAGTCCACCAGCTATGATTGCAAGGTTGATCTCCATCCATGCACCCTTACCTAGTTTCTGATCCTTCTCATTTATGATTTGGATTTCAAGTGTTTGTGCTTCATTTTTGCAGGTTATCTCATGTTCAATCTAAATCTCCAATTAGACAGACTGCCATGTCTTTTGATGGGAGGTTAAGATCCAAGAACACTTTAATTGCTTCTTCTGTATGTTTTTCTTTTTTGCAATCTGTGCATTAATTAATCGATGTCTTTTTTCTTCAGCACCATACTTAGCTGCTGTGAAGATGGGACTATATGGCGCTGGGATGTGGTAGCAACTTCTTGAGTTTTTCATTAGGTGTTTGAGCAGGACATGTCTCAATGTTTCAATTCACAGCAGCTGCCAAAGACATCCGACAGTGATGGGAGACTTTGATTGAATATGGTATTTGAAGGATCTAGAACATATCTAACATGCAAGCAAACCTGCCAAATGCTACTTTAAGTTTATTTCTAACCTCTTTCTTGTGAAACTAACTTAATGTACTAGTGAATTAACTTGGTACTTTTACTGCTGAAGATGCATGTAGTTGTTAATTTTGGTAGTGGCAAAAATTCAGTGTAGCCTTGAGTGGAAAGTTCTGAGATTTGTTTGCTAATTAGGTGATACTGGTCTTAGTTTGTTGTCTGAATTGGCGCTCTCTTCTGATCGACTTTTTCCAGTTTTTCACTCTGACGCCTTGCTAAAAGAAATTTTAGAAGTCGCATCTAAGTTTACGTATGTACTAGACATATTTGTATCGGCTCACTCTTGCTTAGTGGGCTAGCTATAAGGTAGGACAACATCTGTAGGGGGAAGTTCACAGTTAGCCAGTAATAAGACATGTATTTACTTTTAAGTCACTGTTTAAAATGTCTTTAGTCTTTATCCACtgctttaataaatttttactcgtccggacgaaaatacccttctgctcataaaggtcaggaccaagtgtccttaacttatgagcttgttactgtaAGTTCAGGACTAGCTGTCCTTAATTTAtaaacttgtaactctaagttcaggactataTGTCCTTAACTTATGAACTTGGAACTCGAAGTTCAGGACTACccgtccttaatttctgtgcttgtaactctaagttaaggaccaagtgtccttaatttttgaacttccaattctaagttcaggaccaagtgtccttaaatTATAAGCTTGTTATTGTAAGTTCAGGACTAgctgtccttaatttatgagcttgtaagtctaagttaaGGACTATCTGTCTTTAgtttttgagcttgtaactctaagtttaggactacctgtccttaacttttgaacttgtaactctaattTCAGGACTAGACTGTGACTTGAGTGTAAAACACCTTCCTTTGATATCTAATTCAGAAGATTATAAAGCAAATTATATACACTGAAAAATCAAGATTTGGTCAAATATCCACCAGGAGAAAATGTCTGTTCTTAATATGCCTTTTAATCTTTTGTTAAATATTATGGTAGCATATCGTGTTGATGTGTCAATTCGTAGCATCTCCTTTTCCAATCCAAGCTTGGGGAATCTATACGTGCTTGATTGCATAGTATTTATGTCAGACTTGTTGAACCCTCCTGCCGAGCTCGAGAAGACATAGAAGA of Nicotiana tomentosiformis chromosome 7, ASM39032v3, whole genome shotgun sequence contains these proteins:
- the LOC104088192 gene encoding protein CHLORORESPIRATORY REDUCTION 41, chloroplastic; this translates as MASNILQLHHVHPLPSIHLPSNPISIIPTSQPLTNHIHVKQFTIKCTSNPTPESSDPNFLSPTPTSETTISPEKFPIEKRRKSEIIRDRKSRTGLVKQDPPNFEIGWKRTKPINLEKPVGYVIMDFLEKLEELMARDFGSTALLAKVGEIVAERAREEAEVLREEGKVEDRMVTELSRVLKLMEMDLAMVSAAVKEETLNERLEQAKARCRQAILVANSF
- the LOC104088191 gene encoding polycomb group protein FIE1, producing MARIPIGCEPVVGSLTPSKKKEYRVTNRLQEGKRPLYAVVFNFIDSRYFNVFATVGGNRVTVYQCLEGGVIAVLQSYIDEDKDESFYTVSWACNIDGSPFIVAGGINGILRVIDAGNEKIHKSFVGHGDSINEIRTQVLKPSLVVSASKDESVRLWNVHTGICILIFAGAGGHRNEVLSVDFHPSDIYRIASCGMDNTVKIWSMKEFWTYVEKSFTWTDLPSKFPTKYVQFPIFIASVHSNYVDCNRWLGDFILSKSVDNEIVLWEPKMKEQSPGEGTVDILQKYPVPECDIWFIKFSCDFHYKAAAIGNREGKIFVWELQTSPPAMIARLSHVQSKSPIRQTAMSFDGSTILSCCEDGTIWRWDVVATS